From a region of the Castor canadensis chromosome 7, mCasCan1.hap1v2, whole genome shotgun sequence genome:
- the Maneal gene encoding glycoprotein endo-alpha-1,2-mannosidase-like protein encodes MARRRRRACIALFLVLLFAFGTLMGLRTLKAPDGLPALGPGLELAPFERRLEGPPAPPARAPAAPAAPPPPPPPPPRTAVPHSSPGPVPAEAESAPGQSLRVYSDLHAFYYSWYGSPRREGHYIHWDHVMVPHWDPKISASYPRGRHSPPDDLGSSFYPELGPYSSRDPDVLREHMTQLKEAAIGVLVLSWYPPGMADDNGEPSDDLVPAILDAARQYSIQVAFHIQPYKGRDDITVHDNIKYIIDTYGSHGAFYRYKNSMGKSLPLFYIYDSYLTSPEAWAHLLTPDGPHSIRNTPYDGVFIALLVEEGHTHDILAAGFDGMYTYFASNGFSFGSSHQNWKAVKNFCDANNLMFIPSVGPGYIDTSIRPWNNHNTRNRVNGKYYETALQAALTVRPEIVSITSFNEWHEGTQIEKAVPKKTPTRLYLDYLPHQPSLYLELTRRWAEHFIKEKEQWLM; translated from the exons ATGGCCCGGCGGCGGCGCCGCGCCTGCATCGCGCTGTTCCTGGTGCTGCTGTTCGCCTTCGGCACCCTCATGGGTCTGCGCACGCTCAAGGCTCCGGACGGACTCCCGGCCTTGGGACCCGGCCTGGAGCTGGCGCCCTTTGAACGACGGCTGGAGGGGCCCCCTGCACCCCCCGCCCGGGCCCCGGCCGCCCCTGcagccccgccgccgccgccgccgccgccgccccgcaCCGCGGTCCCCCACAGCTCGCCGGGGCCGGTCCCCGCGGAGGCCGAGTCCGCCCCCGGGCAGAGTCTGCGCGTGTACTCCGACCTGCACGCCTTCTACTACTCGTGGTACGGAAGCCCGCGGCGCGAGGGCCACTACATTCACTGGGACCACGTCATGGTGCCGCACTGGGACCCCAAGATCTCGGCCAGCTACCCTCGCGGCCGCCACAGCCCCCCAGACGACTTGGGCTCCAGCTTCTACCCGGAGCTGGGGCCCTACAGCTCTCGGGACCCCGACGTGCTGCGGGAGCACATGACCCAGCTCAAGGAAGCCGCCATCG GCGTCTTGGTCCTCTCCTGGTACCCCCCGGGCATGGCTGATGATAATGGGGAGCCCTCAGATGACCTGGTACCTGCCATCCTGGATGCCGCCCGTCAGTACAGCATCCAG GTGGCCTTCCATATTCAACCCTACAAAGGCCGGGATGACATCACTGTACATGACAACATCAAGTACATCATTGACAC GTACGGCTCCCATGGTGCATTTTACCGCTATAAGAACAGCATGGGCAAGAGCCTCCCACTCTTTTATATCTACGACTCATACCTGACATCCCCTGAGGCCTGGGCCCACCTCCTCACACCAGATGGGCCCCATTCAATTCGCAACACTCCCTATGATGGGGTCTTCATAGCACTGCTGGTGGAGGAGGGTCACACCCATGACATCCTGGCTGCAGGATTTGATGGCATGTACACCTACTTTGCCTCCAATGGTTTCTCCTTTGGCTCCTCTCATCAGAACTGGAAAGCTGTGAAGAACTTTTGTGATGCCAACAATCTCATGTTCATTCCCAGTGTGGGGCCTGGCTACATTGACACCAGCATCAGGCCTTGGAACAACCACAACACCCGGAACAGGGTCAATGGCAAGTACTACGAGACAGCCTTGCAGGCGGCCTTGACAGTGAGGCCTGAGATCGTCTCCATAACTTCTTTCAATGAGTGGCATGAAGGCACCCAGATAGAGAAGGCCGTTCCCAAGAAGACACCAACTCGCCTGTACCTGGACTACCTGCCTCATCAGCCCAGTCTGTATCTGGAGCTGACCCGTCGCTGGGCAGAGCATTTCATCAAAGAGAAGGAGCAGTGGCTTATGTGA